From a region of the Cucumis sativus cultivar 9930 chromosome 6, Cucumber_9930_V3, whole genome shotgun sequence genome:
- the LOC101208368 gene encoding cysteine-rich receptor-like protein kinase 29, with translation MESFNLRKTLFFLSFFLAKLVFPTISQPPFFDKACSDKGNYTTNSPFKKNLDAVLFSLSSNNHFDSGFYNASSGENPDRATAMALCRGNVAFEKCRSCVNDSAHRIIQECPNQKEAVGWYQDCQIRYSNNSIFGVRDSSVMRAYMNLQKSPDPIGFSQTLRSLLDGLRNEAASGTSTRKSAAGQLAVPSPSVDTIYALVDCFPDLSSLDCNGCLSQLQSYIPACCNASIGARITATSCQLNYEIQPFFELSPPPPPSQPPSVAAQPPPSAVKAPSPTSPSNEGSNGKTARTVIIVVVSVVSASILIVGICIILRLRKRKHKTTLQKSESVAHGDATSEISTAVTIQFDFDTIKIATNDFSDENKLGQGGFGAVYMGKLLNGQHIAVKRLAHNSQQGDVEFKNEVLLVVKLQHRNLVRLLGFCLQGRERLLIYEFVPNGSLDHFIFDFEKRRLLDWEKRYKIINGVARGLLYLHEDSRLRIIHRDLKASNILLDGEMNSKIADFGMARLFKVDETQGNTSRIVGTYGYMAPEYIMHGQFSVKSDVFSFGILVLEIVCGQKNNSFHNGDRKTEDLSSFAWKNWKAGTSTNVIDSTLIVGSRIEMIRCIHIGLLCVQENVANRPTIASVVLMLSSSSLSLPIPSEPAFFMDINTNESNSDGRHASYSTAKSNQISENEASSTELYPR, from the exons ATGGAAAGCTTCAATTTGAGAAAGACGCTGTTCTTCCTCTCCTTCTTTCTCGCAAAGTTGGTGTTTCCCACAATTTCTCAGCCACCCTTTTTTGACAAAGCTTGCTCCGACAAAGGCAATTACACCACCAACAGCCCTTTCAAGAAAAATCTCGACGCCGTACTTTTCTCCCTCTCTTCCAACAATCACTTTGATTCCGGTTTCTACAATGCCTCCTCTGGAGAAAATCCCGACAGAGCCACCGCTATGGCCCTTTGTCGTGGAAATGTTGCCTTTGAAAAGTGCAGGAGTTGCGTGAATGATTCAGCTCACAGGATTATACAAGAATGTCCGAACCAGAAGGAAGCTGTGGGATGGTACCAAGATTGCCAAATTCGCTACTCAAACAACTCTATTTTCGGTGTCAGGGACAGCTCTGTGATGCGAGCATATATGAACCTTCAAAAATCTCCAGACCCAATTGGTTTCAGTCAGACACTGAGGAGCTTGTTGGATGGACTACGAAACGAAGCCGCCTCAGGGACTTCTACTCGAAAATCTGCGGCCGGTCAATTGGCCGTACCTAGTCCCAGTGTGGACACGATATACGCTCTTGTTGATTGTTTTCCTGATTTGTCATCGTTGGATTGTAATGGTTGTCTCAGTCAGCTTCAAAGCTATATTCCCGCTTGTTGTAATGCTAGCATAGGGGCGAGAATAACTGCAACTAGTTGCCAATTGAATTATGAGATCCAGCCTTTCTTTGAATTGTCTCCGCCTCCACCACCATCACAGCCTCCGTCCGTGGCGGCACAGCCTCCACCATCAGCTGTTAAAGCCCCCTCCCCAACTTCACCTTCAAACGAGG GAAGTAATGGCAAAACAGCTAGAACGGTTATAATTGTTGTGGTCTCCGTCGTTTCAGCCAGCATTCTCATTGTTGGCATTTGCATTATTTTGAGACTGAGGAAGCGAAAGCACAAAACAACACTACAAAAGTCTGAGA GTGTTGCTCATGGAGATGCTACTAGTGAAATTAGTACTGCGGTGAcgattcaatttgattttgacaCCATTAAAATTGCAACAAATGACTTCTCAGATGAAAATAAGCTAGGTCAGGGTGGATTTGGAGCGGTTTACATG gGTAAGCTACTTAATGGACAACATATTGCAGTGAAGAGGCTTGCACATAATTCACAACAAGGAGATGTTGAATTCAAAAATGAAGTTCTTTTGGTGGTCAAACTTCAACATCGAAACTTGGTTAGGCTACTGGGATTTTGCTTGCAAGGACGTGAAAGACTTCTCATATATGAATTTGTACCAAATGGCAGCCTAGACCACTTCATATTTG ATTTTGAAAAGCGGAGACTCCTGGATTGGGAAAAACGatacaaaatcataaatgGTGTTGCACGAGGACTTCTTTACCTTCATGAAGATTCACGCCTTCGAATCATACATCGTGATCTCAAAGCTAGCAATATTTTGTTGGATGGAGAAATGAATTCAAAGATTGCAGATTTTGGTATGGCAAGATTGTTCAAAGTAGACGAGACTCAAGGCAATACAAGTAGAATTGTAGGAACATA TGGCTATATGGCTCCTGAGTATATAATGCATGGACAATTTTCAGTGAAATCAGACGTTTTTAGTTTTGGTATACTAGTTCTTGAAATTGTGTGTGGccaaaaaaacaattcttttCACAACGGAGATCGAAAAACCGAAGATCTCTCCAGCTTT GCATGGAAAAATTGGAAGGCAGGGACAAGTACAAATGTGATAGATTCGACACTTATTGTTGGTTCAAGGATTGAAATGATAAGATGCATTCATATTGGACTATTATGTGTTCAAGAAAATGTAGCAAATCGGCCAACAATAGCTTCAGTGGTTTTGATGCTAAGCAGTTCTTCTCTCAGTCTCCCGATACCCTCTGAGCCTGCATTCTTCATGGATATTAACACCAATGAATCTAACTCAGATGGACGACATGCCAGTTATTCTACAGCAAAATCTAATCAAATTTCTGAGAATGAAGCCTCAAGTACTGAGCTCTACCCTCGCTAA
- the LOC116401663 gene encoding cysteine-rich receptor-like protein kinase 29, with the protein MMEIIRTWKTLIFLYTVLLTLMIYIHPTISQLDFAKSSCQDAGNSNILNSTYQKNLESLLSSVSSDPQLINYGFYNLTVGEEAERVNAIALCIGDTSTERCRICVDESSWKILEDCPSENGGIVWYNQCLLGYSGSGNYDWGRESIFNGNKASTNRDKFVEAVKRLMGRLRVEAALGNSTRKMGKGEISAGNETVYGLVQCMPEMSSGDCDNCIGEGLALISEARMGARIFRGGCVLRYENYIFFKPTANASPSSSPLPGPTPGSKRGKGKTTAIIVIIVSILSIVILSIAIYFVLLMKRRKKIPSDEIQIKGIAFQEATSEISNVEAIQFDFETIKVATNEFSDKNKLGQGGFGAVYRGKLSNGQDIAVKRLSRDSNQGDLEFKNEVLVVAKLQHRNLVKLLGFSLDGNERLLIYEFLPNASLDHFIFDIVKRTLLDWKTRYRIINGIARGLLYLHEDSRIRIVHRDLKASNILLDGQMNPKIADFGMARLFKLDETRCHTQKIVGTYGYMAPEYAYHGEFSPKSDVFSFGVLILEIISGEKNIDFCNNNGERDVDLLNFAWKSWREGKPENVIDEILISGTNVEMIRCIQIGLLCVQENVVDRPTMAAIVLMLNNFPITLSLPSKPAFLLYSTNNDVYSNSHNFPTATLPASQNARLREIFMSRRRQQQHPP; encoded by the exons ATGATGGAGATCATAAGGACTTGGAAAACACTTATTTTCCTTTACACTGTATTACTCACACTCATGATTTACATTCATCCCACCATTTCCCAGCTAGACTTCGCCAAATCTTCATGTCAAGACGCCGGCAACAGCAACATCCTCAACAGCACTTACCAGAAAAATCTAGAATCCCTACTTTCGTCCGTGTCCTCGGATCCCCAGTTGATAAATTACGGCTTTTACAATCTCACAGTCGGAGAGGAGGCAGAGAGAGTGAACGCCATCGCCCTCTGCATTGGAGATACTTCAACAGAAAGATGCAGGATTTGCGTGGATGAATCGAGTTGGAAGATTTTAGAGGATTGCCCTAGCGAGAATGGCGGAATCGTGTGGTACAATCAGTGTTTACTTGGGTACTCGGGCAGTGGGAATTACGATTGGGGAAGGGAATCGATTTTCAACGGCAATAAGGCGTCGACGAACCGGGATAAGTTCGTTGAGGCAGTGAAGAGATTAATGGGGAGACTAAGAGTAGAGGCTGCTTTAGGGAATTCGACGAGGAAAATGGGGAAAGGGGAGATATCGGCGGGGAATGAAACAGTGTACGGGCTTGTGCAGTGTATGCCCGAGATGTCGTCAGGGGATTGCGACAACTGCATTGGTGAGGGTTTGGCGCTGATCTCTGAAGCAAGGATGGGAGCAAGAATATTTAGGGGTGGTTGTGTTTTGCGATATGAgaattatatattctttaaacCGACTGCTAATGCCTCTCCCTCCTCATCGCCTCTACCAGGGCCAACTCCCG GAAGCAAGAGAGGCAAAGGCAAAACTACTGCTATCATAGTCATAATAGTGTCAATTCTTTCAATCGTCATTCTTTCTATTGCTATTTACTTCGTCTTGCTAATGAAAAGACGAAAAAAAATACCATCTGATGAAATTCAAA TTAAAGGTATTGCCTTCCAAGAAGCAACAAGTGAAATTAGCAACGTGGAGGcaattcaatttgatttcGAGACGATCAAAGTAGCAACAAATGAATTCTcagataaaaataaacttgGACAAGGTGGATTTGGAGCTGTCTACAGG GGAAAGTTGAGTAATGGACAAGACATAGCAGTGAAGAGGCTCTCGAGAGATTCAAATCAAGGAGACTTGGAATTCAAAAATGAAGTTCTTGTAGTGGCCAAGCTTCAACACAGGAACTTAGTTAAGCTGCTAGGATTTAGCTTGGATGGAAATGAAAGGCTTCTCATATATGAGTTTCTACCAAATGCCAGCCTTGATCACTTCATTTTCG ATATTGTCAAACGCACACTTTTGGATTGGAAAACACGGTACAGAATTATAAACGGTATTGCTCGAGGATTGCTATACCTCCATGAAGATTCCCGCATTCGAATCGTTCATCGTGATCTTAAAGCTAGCAATATTTTGTTGGATGGACAAATGAATCCTAAAATTGCAGACTTTGGCATGGCAAGGTTATTCAAATTAGACGAGACTCGATGTCATACTCAAAAAATTGTGGGAACGTA tGGTTATATGGCTCCCGAATATGCATATCATGGAGAATTCTCACCAAAATCAGATGTGTTTAGTTTTGGAGTTCTAATTCTTGAGATTATAAGTGGcgagaaaaatattgatttttgcAACAATAACGGAGAGCGAGACGTAGatcttttaaacttt GCATGGAAAAGTTGGAGGGAAGGAAAACCTGAAAATGTAATAGATGAGATACTAATATCAGGTACGAACGTTGAAATGATAAGATGTATTCAAATTGGATTGTTATGTGTTCAAGAGAATGTGGTGGATCGACCAACAATGGCTGCGATAGTTTTGATGCTAAACAACTTCCCTATCACCCTCTCTCTTCCCTCTAAACCTGCCTTCCTTTTGTACAGTACTAATAACGACGTCTACTCAAATTCACATAATTTCCCAACTGCTACTCTTCCAGCTTCACAAAATG